A window of Ipomoea triloba cultivar NCNSP0323 chromosome 2, ASM357664v1 contains these coding sequences:
- the LOC116010036 gene encoding xyloglucan endotransglucosylase/hydrolase protein 15-like has product MKSSSSRSVPTMFLQLTVLLAFIILSASAGNFYQDVQITFGGDQRAKILEGGRLLDLTLDQASGSGFQSKDEYLFGRFDMQLKLVPDNSAGTVTTFYLSSLGAGHDEIDFEFLGNSSGQPYTIHTNVYSQGKGGKEQQFHPWFDPTTSFHTYSILWNPQRIIFLIDNIPIRVFNNDEAIGVPFPKNQPMKVYASLWNADDWATQGGRVKTDWTKAPFTASYRNYNANACVWSAQTSSSSCGSSTQSSTGAQAWQTQSLDAKGRNRLRWVQQKFMIYNYCADVKRFPQGFPPECKGSRF; this is encoded by the exons ATGAagtcttcttcttcaagatcaGTTCCTACCATGTTTTTGCAGCTCACAGTGCTCCTTGCTTTCATCATCCTCTCAGCTTCCGCTGGGAATTTCTACCAGGACGTTCAGATCACTTTTGGAGGCGATCAGCGCGCCAAGATACTGGAGGGTGGCCGCCTTCTCGACTTGACTTTAGACCAGGCCTCTGGTTCCGGCTTCCAATCCAAAGACGAGTATTTGTTTGGGAGATTCGACATGCAGCTCAAGCTCGTCCCTGACAATTCTGCTGGCACTGTCACCACCTTTTAT TTATCCTCTCTAGGAGCAGGACATGACGAGATTGACTTCGAGTTCCTGGGAAATTCATCTGGACAACCTTACACAATCCACACCAATGTCTACTCCCAAGGAAAAGGTGGTAAAGAACAACAGTTCCACCCATGGTTCGACCCCACAACTTCCTTCCACACCTACTCCATTCTCTGGAATCCTCAACGCATCAT ATTCTTGATAGATAACATTCCGATAAGAGTATTCAACAACGACGAAGCCATTGGCGTGCCATTCCCAAAGAACCAACCCATGAAGGTTTACGCCAGCCTGTGGAACGCAGACGACTGGGCAACCCAGGGCGGGCGGGTCAAAACGGATTGGACCAAGGCTCCATTCACGGCCTCTTACAGGAACTATAACGCCAATGCTTGTGTTTGGTCAGCTCAGACATCAAGCTCATCGTGTGGCAGTTCGACCCAGTCTTCGACTGGGGCCCAGGCATGGCAGACTCAAAGCCTTGATGCTAAGGGCAGAAACAGACTCCGATGGGTGCAACAGAAATTCATGATTTATAATTACTGTGCTGATGTTAAGAGGTTCCCTCAGGGTTTTCCTCCAGAATGCAAGGGCTCAAGGTTCTAA
- the LOC116010037 gene encoding protein Hook homolog 1-like isoform X3, translating into MADDSVNNGDLFNDSYNSESKTSALSAKIAALEQENHQLVHENELIKERVEKLHQSIDDSTNEKAELQKMVEESEYETRALRSITARSAELEGEVSQLRNGLDKALNDLEELSSEASLLRSTVAGLKSSENEKDIKIQAIEEENNLLILKVEKLEASRDDQKVEKEAKELHIIDLKNKLVNLEASVVINHGWDKEKAELEMAKKEVEARLDEMKGRLLEIEKKLEDKERVIADVHTNGNGKVAEGKNVCTFGFKVEWPLVTGSAIAAIALATTVIYLRNTRKT; encoded by the coding sequence ATGGCGGATGATTCAGTAAACAATGGAGATCTGTTCAATGATTCCTATAATTCTGAATCAAAAACCTCTGCACTAAGCGCTAAGATTGCTGCGTTGGAGCAGGAGAACCACCAACTCGTTCATGAGAATGAGCTCATCAAGGAGAGGGTGGAGAAGCTGCATCAGTCAATTGATGATTCCACCAATGAGAAAGCCGAGCTTCAGAAGATGGTAGAGGAATCAGAGTACGAGACTAGAGCTTTGAGATCAATAACTGCTCGAAGTGCTGAGCTTGAGGGCGAGGTGTCTCAACTCCGGAATGGTCTGGACAAAGCTTTGAATGATCTCGAAGAGTTGAGTTCTGAGGCGTCGCTTTTGAGGTCAACTGTAGCTGGATTGAAAAGTAGTGAGAATGAGAAGGATATCAAAATCCAAGCCATTGAAGAGGAAAATAATCTACTGATTCTGAAAGTGGAGAAATTGGAGGCTAGTAGGGATGATCAGAAGGTAGAAAAGGAAGCAAAGGAGCTGCACATCATAGATTTGAAGAATAAACTTGTGAATTTAGAGGCTTCAGTGGTAATCAACCacggttgggataaggagaaaGCGGAGCTGGAGATGGCAAAGAAAGAGGTGGAGGCGAGGTTGGATGAAATGAAAGGGAGACTGCTAGAGATTGAGAAGAAGTTAGAGGATAAGGAACGGGTAATTGCAGATGTTCACACCAACGGCAACGGAAAGGTGGCTGAGGGTAAGAATGTTTGCACATTTGGCTTCAAAGTGGAGTGGCCATTGGTGACTGGATCAGCAATTGCAGCTATTGCTCTAGCCACAACCGTGATCTACCTGAGAAACACTAGGAAAACATAG
- the LOC116011093 gene encoding transcription factor PAR1-like: MVSSSTGSNKTACEEPRPIPAFPTKHKLTRAADQLPGISNALQQSLSGCRRARRPEVHQSKKAANWMKGSEGEESAAVADEKAEVEKKILALQRIVPGGEALGVDKLFEETAGYILALQFQVKALRAVTSFVEGSEKEKRKLGG, from the coding sequence ATGGTAAGCAGTAGCACCGGAAGCAACAAAACCGCCTGCGAAGAACCCAGACCCATACCCGCATTCCCCACAAAGCACAAGCTCACCCGCGCCGCCGACCAGCTGCCCGGGATTAGCAATGCGCTCCAACAATCGCTGTCCGGCTGCCGCCGCGCACGGCGGCCGGAGGTGCACCAGTCGAAGAAGGCAGCGAATTGGATGAAGGGGAGCGAAGGGGAAGAATCGGCGGCGGTGGCGGATGAGAAAGCGGAGGTGGAGAAGAAGATCTTGGCCCTCCAAAGGATAGTCCCCGGCGGGGAGGCTCTGGGAGTTGATAAGCTGTTTGAAGAGACGGCCGGTTACATACTGGCATTGCAGTTCCAAGTGAAGGCGTTGAGAGCAGTTACGAGCTTCGTTGAAGGGtcggaaaaggaaaagagaaaacTCGGTGgctga
- the LOC116010037 gene encoding protein Hook homolog 1-like isoform X2, translating into MMADDSVNNGDLFNDSYNSESKTSALSAKIAALEQENHQLVHENELIKERVEKLHQSIDDSTNEKAELQKMVEESEYETRALRSITARSAELEGEVSQLRNGLDKALNDLEELSSEASLLRSTVAGLKSSENEKDIKIQAIEEENNLLILKVEKLEASRDDQKVEKEAKELHIIDLKNKLVNLEASVVINHGWDKEKAELEMAKKEVEARLDEMKGRLLEIEKKLEDKERVIADVHTNGNGKVAEGKNVCTFGFKVEWPLVTGSAIAAIALATTVIYLRNTRKT; encoded by the exons A TGATGGCGGATGATTCAGTAAACAATGGAGATCTGTTCAATGATTCCTATAATTCTGAATCAAAAACCTCTGCACTAAGCGCTAAGATTGCTGCGTTGGAGCAGGAGAACCACCAACTCGTTCATGAGAATGAGCTCATCAAGGAGAGGGTGGAGAAGCTGCATCAGTCAATTGATGATTCCACCAATGAGAAAGCCGAGCTTCAGAAGATGGTAGAGGAATCAGAGTACGAGACTAGAGCTTTGAGATCAATAACTGCTCGAAGTGCTGAGCTTGAGGGCGAGGTGTCTCAACTCCGGAATGGTCTGGACAAAGCTTTGAATGATCTCGAAGAGTTGAGTTCTGAGGCGTCGCTTTTGAGGTCAACTGTAGCTGGATTGAAAAGTAGTGAGAATGAGAAGGATATCAAAATCCAAGCCATTGAAGAGGAAAATAATCTACTGATTCTGAAAGTGGAGAAATTGGAGGCTAGTAGGGATGATCAGAAGGTAGAAAAGGAAGCAAAGGAGCTGCACATCATAGATTTGAAGAATAAACTTGTGAATTTAGAGGCTTCAGTGGTAATCAACCacggttgggataaggagaaaGCGGAGCTGGAGATGGCAAAGAAAGAGGTGGAGGCGAGGTTGGATGAAATGAAAGGGAGACTGCTAGAGATTGAGAAGAAGTTAGAGGATAAGGAACGGGTAATTGCAGATGTTCACACCAACGGCAACGGAAAGGTGGCTGAGGGTAAGAATGTTTGCACATTTGGCTTCAAAGTGGAGTGGCCATTGGTGACTGGATCAGCAATTGCAGCTATTGCTCTAGCCACAACCGTGATCTACCTGAGAAACACTAGGAAAACATAG